The genomic stretch CTGGATGATTTCGACTCGGGAAGATCCGCCAAGAACTCATCCTCATCGGCAGTCTCCACTGGTTCGTCCACTGTTTCCTCCTTTGATTCTGCCGTCTCTCCCGCATCGCCAAATCCCATGAAATCGAGGACTCTATCGACAAAGCCCTTCATTTTTGATCCCTCCGCTATGTTGTATCCCCTGAAAAGATCGCCCTGCCAATTCTCACCATATTCGCCCCTTCTGAAATAGCGACTTCAAAATCATGACTCATTCCCATTGAGAGGTACTTCATCGAAATCCAGGGGAATTTCGTCTCACGCGCTTTATGAAAAAGATCCCGGGCCATAGCAAAATATGGCCTTGCTGCTTCAGGGTCGCCGAAATACGGAGCCATGGCCATAAGCCCTTCGATTTCAATGTGATCATAATGCGCGGCCTGTTCCAAAAACGCGAGAACTTCTTCACGCGGGAAGCCAAATTTCGTGGCTTCGTGAGATACCTTGACTTCAACAAAGGCCTTGACCTTTTTCCCGAGCTTCGCAGCAGTGATATTGAGGGCCTCGGCAAGCCTTACGCTATCAAGGGATTGAATCACATCAAACAGTTCGATGGCGCGTTTCACCTTATTAGTTTGTAGATGCCCTATCATGTGCCAACTGACGCCGGACCCAAGCGTTGTTATCTTCGGGTATGCCTCCTGCACCCTGTTCTCTCCCAGAATATCCACGCCGCAGGCCACAACCTCCCTGATGGAGGCCACATCCGCATTTTTCGTGACCACTACAAGGGCGACATCGCCGACCGGGAAGCGAGAATTTTGCCGGGCTTTCTCTATTCGTTCTCTCACTTTCATAAAGTTTTCTCTGATTCTTGACATTTTTCTCCCCCTGATGAGATCATTTCCCCATACCATTCAGCATCCAGGGATTACAAATCACCCTGGAGCCTTCAGGAACCCCATTCAGGATCACGTACTCCCCATCACTGGCCCCTGGCGATACTTTACGCTCGACCGCCCTTTCCCCACGAATTAAATATACATAATGATCCAGCCCCTTCTGGAATACCGCTTCGACAGGCACTGCGACACCCTGAAAGATCCCTTTGACTAATTCCAGCCTCACCACGCGCTTATTATGAACCTCCGGCAGGAAAGCATCGATTCTCAGCGCGGCCGCCACCTGGCCGGAAGGGTTCCGGATTATCCTGGCCGGCCAACGAGACTGGCCAAATTCCGGAA from Bacillota bacterium encodes the following:
- a CDS encoding YggS family pyridoxal phosphate-dependent enzyme, with amino-acid sequence MSRIRENFMKVRERIEKARQNSRFPVGDVALVVVTKNADVASIREVVACGVDILGENRVQEAYPKITTLGSGVSWHMIGHLQTNKVKRAIELFDVIQSLDSVRLAEALNITAAKLGKKVKAFVEVKVSHEATKFGFPREEVLAFLEQAAHYDHIEIEGLMAMAPYFGDPEAARPYFAMARDLFHKARETKFPWISMKYLSMGMSHDFEVAISEGANMVRIGRAIFSGDTT